Genomic segment of Candidatus Afararchaeum irisae:
CACCGGAAGCGACTCCGAACGCAGGTCACAGAAGGGGCGTCTCATAGGCAGGAACGGCAAGACACGTGAGCTAATGGAGGATCTCACGGGTGCTGAGGTACGTATCTACGGGAACACCTTCGGAGTTATAGGTACGCATGAACAGGTCGACATGGCGATGACCGCGGCGGAGATGATACTCGACGGAGCACCCCACGGCACTGTCTACTCGTTCTTAGAGGAGAAACGCCGCGAGCTAAAGAGAAACGCCATAGAGTACTACGAGAGGTGAGGTGGATGGACACCGACGCCGAGTCACAGTCAGAGTCACAGTCACAGTCTCAGCCGAAGACTGACTGGAATCCGACACGCAGAGACGACGCCGAGGAGATAGTCGAGACTGTCTTAGAGGGGGAGTACGTCGGCTTCGACAGGGAGCCATCGACGGCGACGTGTAACATACACGAGGACGGCGTAGGGGACGTCGACGAGTACGAAGAGCTTCAGATACTCGTCAACATAGACGGCTACGGCACGACTTACATAGAGTCGCGGTGTTCTGACT
This window contains:
- a CDS encoding KH domain-containing protein → SVRIDKTGDPIKGLKGSDIVKAIGRGFPPESALKLLENEMMVFETIDLKKATGSDSERRSQKGRLIGRNGKTRELMEDLTGAEVRIYGNTFGVIGTHEQVDMAMTAAEMILDGAPHGTVYSFLEEKRRELKRNAIEYYER